One genomic window of Solanum dulcamara chromosome 12, daSolDulc1.2, whole genome shotgun sequence includes the following:
- the LOC129877644 gene encoding small RNA binding protein 1-like encodes MSAEVEYRCFVGGLAWATNDRTLGEAFSQYGNVVDSKIINDRETGRSRGFGFVTFTDEKSMRNAIEAMNGQNLDGRNITVNEAQSRGSGGGGGYGGGRRSGGGGYNSGGGGYGGGGGYGRREGVNGGGRDRGYGGGGGDRYGDGGSRYSRGGGASEGSWRN; translated from the exons ATGTCTGCTGAGGTTGAATACAGGTGCTTCGTGGGTGGGCTCGCATGGGCTACCAATGATAGAACCCTAGGAGAAGCTTTTTCTCAGTACGGCAATGTGGTCGACTCCAAG ATCATCAACGATCGGGAAACTGGTAGATCAAGAGGATTTGGTTTTGTTACCTTCACTGATGAGAAATCCATGAGGAACGCAATTGAAGCAATGAATGGCCAGAACCTTGATGGTCGTAACATCACTGTTAATGAAGCTCAGTCACGCGGAAGCGGCGGCGGCGGTGGTTACGGAGGTGGTCGGCGGAGTGGTGGCGGTGGATACAACAGTGGTGGTGGTGGATACGGTGGTGGTGGAGGCTACGGCCGACGTGAGGGTGTCAACGGAGGTGGCCGTGACCGCGGATATGGCGGCGGCGGCGGTGATCGTTATGGTGATGGTGGATCCCGCTACTCAAGAGGCGGTGGTGCATCAGAGGGAAGCTGGAGGAATTAG